From the Drosophila sechellia strain sech25 chromosome X, ASM438219v1, whole genome shotgun sequence genome, the window ATCGGCAGTCGGGTCGAGctatcaacaaaaaaaaattaataataataaccctTAATACGTAAACATCGCAATGGAAATTGCCAAATAAAgcgtaaataaaataatacaattccgtatgccacaaataaacaataaacaagaCAGCGCTATCAACATTCAATGTGCATAGTTTACACAAAACACTATACGTTtctatataaattaataactaataactgcaacaataaaaacttaaattctCTTGTGCACtcagatataaaaaaatatttcttttaagtatgagcaataaaaaaaactcaGTTCTATATTGTTTGTTACTTTATTACTCCATTTCCGAGCAACACAAAgaaaatgataaaacaatgaACAAAAATTGTTATTAACAAATGTCAAAAGAAAGAAACTTAATCATTAACTGGTTTGCAAACTCCACAAAAAgttaacaaatttattttcttaaagTGTAATTTAAGGAGTTTATTTTGGTTACCATTCAAGTGAAATCATCACCAATCGCGGCGCATATAAATTTCAACACAAATCCGAgggaaatagaaataaatgtatatatatagtagaTATTATTTACTGGAACAAAAACCAGTTTTGAAACTCAAATTTCACATAGATGGAATACAAATAATGATAGTAAAAGCCAACGCACAATAAACAGCGAAATAAACGAGTTTTCAAGTTGGCAATTATaatgtgttttttgttttgttttttttttttttctattttttgcaTGTGAAGACAAGGTCAAAGAAGCGCTAAAAAGAGAAGTTAAGTCGAAATAAACACGAAGATACCAACGAAGTTATGACGGCCAACACAGCGACGTCGGAGGAAAATCTGCTGGGAAAAGGTGGACAGCCGCATGAGCCCTCCACGCCCACCTCGGATACGGAAGTGGGCGGCGGCACGCCCACGGAACTGAGCGAGATCTTCTTCGTAGACAACAGTCGGCGCAAGCAGAGCATCAAAATCCAGGTGAAACTGTGTCCGGAAGGCGTTTACCTGCGTCGCGAAACCGACGAAGATGACCACATCTATGAGCAGCTGATCAGGATCGATGATATCATAGGTTCGCGCTACGGACCGCGTTTGAAGAAACGAGCCCGGGGCGGTCTAAACTCCTGCCGCAATCCAAATGTTCCGGGCCAGGAGGCGGATCCGGAACCGGATAGCGATAATAGCGCCTACTTGTACATCTATGCGTACTTGAAGAAGGAGAAACCGTTGCGGCGTGTCCAAACGCTCAGGATTCTACGCTTTCGTTCGAGCAATGACTATGGGGTGAATCTACAGACCGCCGAGTTGTGGCATCATACGATTCGAAGGCACAAGCGTGGCAATGGCAGCAGTTCGCCCGCCGATTGTGGCAAACAGTTGCTCATCCTACTGAATCCGAAATCCGGTTCGGGCAAGGGGCGTGAGCTCTTCCAGAAACAAGTGGCACCCTTGCTGACGGAAGCAGAGGTGCAATACGATCTCCAGATCACCACACATCCGCAGTACGCCAAAGAGTTCGTGCGGACCAGGAGGGATCTGCTGGAACGCTATTCGGGCATTGTGGTTGCCTCCGGCGATGGTCTGTTCTACGAAGTGCTCAATGGGCTGATGGAGCGCATGGATTGGCGCCGAGCCTGCAGGGAGCTGCCGCTTGGCATCATACCATGTGGCTCCGGGAATGGTCTGGCCAAAAGTGTGGCCCATCACTGCAACGAACCGTACGAACCGAAGCCCATTCTCCATGCCACCTTGACCTGCATGGCGGGCAAAAGTACACCCATGGATGTGGTCCGAGTGGAGCTGGCACCGCGGGACAAGCACTTTGTGATGTACTCCTTCTTGTCGGTGGGCTGGGGTCTGATAGCCGACATCGATATAGAGAGCGAGCGATTGAGATCGATTGGAGCGCAAAGGTTTACGCTGTGGGCCATCAAGCGATTAATCGGGCTGCGCAGCTACAAGGGACGATTGTCCTATCTACTGGCCAAGGGCAAGAAGGAACCACCAGTGGAAGCGGCAAAGGAGGCGCGAGAGATGCCTGCAGAATCAGACCAACCGAAGCGACCGTCAACCGCTGTTGCAATCCGTTCATCTCTGCCTCTGAATGCCGGGGAATTCCATGATCTacccgaggaggaggaggtggaggaggtggaggaggaggcggttTTGGATGGAGAACAGTTCGCCGATGCCATATCCCTGGATCGTTCGGTTTATCGCCAGCATGCCGACAGTTGGCACTCGGCCATGTCCAGGCGAACGGCATATTACTCCCTGGGCGGACCCAGCATGCGATCCAATCGCAGCCGGATGAGCATTAGCCAGCGGATCGAGGCGGCCAATGCGGAATTCGCTGAGAGGGTGCCAACGGGCACCATTCCGGGATTACAGATGCCACTGCCCAGCAGCGAGGGTTGGATCTGCGAGGATGGTGACTTTGTGATGGTCCATGCCGCCTATACGACCCATCTCTCCTCCGACGTTTTCTTTGCGCCCGAATCCCGTCTGGACGATGGCCTCATATACCTGGTTATCATCCGGAGTGGCGTTAGTCGCCATCAGCTGCTCAATTTCATGCTGAGCCTAAACACAGGCACCCATCTGCCCATCGGCGAGGATCCGTTCATCAAGGTGGTGCCCTGTCGGGCATTCCGCATCGAGCCGAGCAGCTCCGATGGCATCCTGGTGGTGGACGGCGAGCGGGTGGAATACGGACCCATTCAGGCGGAGGTTATGCCCGGCCTGATCAATGTGATGACCACCAGTGGTCAGTAGTGGAATTTTTAATCCGTGTGCTTTGCAAAGACGAGATACATTCGAAGAATGTCAACATTCAATGGCTTCTTTAGATCAAACTTAGTTTATAAGAAGCTCACCTAAAACTTGTTGCCTTTCCATTAATAATACTTACTAAATTCATACCTTTTTTTATCTGCTAGGAACTTATTAGGTGGTAAAGTTGACAAAAGTTCTATTATCTCTGTTTCTATTGTTAGTGAAAACCCATTCTCATGGCTCTGAAACGCAATCTGTAATTTTTCCATCCGCCCATGTATCAAAAGAAAAAGGAACTTCACACTATGCACTTAAGTAGTTGGTTATAAGTTGTTTtctgatatttttttttttgtcgttaTTAATCGGTCGATAgtgttaattattttaagaACCATACGTAGACAAATAAACCAAAAtgctataaaaaaaaatgtggcaaAAGATTGTGCGGGTACAAGGGCTACTGGTACCTTGCAGGTGTTTTGTTGCCTTGGAAACGACTGATTGATTCTATTGCATATTTAGCAAATTCGGCTTTGCAAATTTGCAAATTCACAAATACACTGAAAAAATGTGGGAATTCGCCGCTCATCCGGTTGCATGGCGATCTTTATCGATATTGGGACCCCAAAGTTGGGGCCTACGAAAGCACCAACACGAAGGCAAATGGAAACGCACCTGGTCGATGTTCAAGTGGGGACTTCATACTTGTGTTAATACAAACACCGATTGGCCAGATTAACCCTGACTGAataggaaaaaacaaaaaaaaaaaataaaacaagcaAACCGATTGCTAGGGATTACGGTTACCCAACCAACCAGATGGAAAATTAACACCTAGTAATCGTGTGTAAACACTAAAGGTCAAGTTGGTCAATTTGTGGCGATGATGTAGCGCTAATCCATGGAGTTCATAGATATGTAGTTACCTAATTAATCAGGCTAAACAATAAAACATCATCAAATATTAACTATTTGATATAGAAATTCTATGAAAATACGCTCATGCGAAGACAAGACTTTCCTTACTGAattgaaaaacacaaaatgcgATAGAAGTGACCCATTTTCCCCAGTACAGTGTAATTACGCAGCCTTTCCTTTTCTCTTTTATATCGCACACATCAGGTGGAATTATCTTTGACAGGCACTAAAACAAGTTGAGCAAATAAACACTCTTTGATAAAATTACATTCGAAAATGGTAATAAACTGGTAGATAGACCAAAGACCAAACGCTCACACATCCAGAGCGGTTTCTTCATTGATATTTGGCTCAAAAGCGCTTATGTAGACGAGTCTAATGCGGATACACTGATAACAAGTTTAGCTCTTatcattcacacacacacacacacgcgttAAACGGCTTGAAATACTAAAATCAAACTTGAGGTATACTTTTAGGCCATACTAGTTACtgtttttgatttgttatTAACAAATTACTGTTGACGTCACAGAGGCACGAACATTTTAACCCGATTTCCGATCAATGAAAATCAATAGGTATGTGTGTTGGTTTACGCTCATTCAAAGTAGTCATACTTTTAGGCGGTACCATTTTTGTGACAGTGCGACATGGATATATGGAAACCAACAAGTTTACCTACACATACTTACATATAGAAACTTTGATTTCgttattttgaaatatataatgaaaccataaaatatgaatttatATATGATGCCATCTGCTATATATTCAAGTGGTGTGCTTTGCGGGTGACCACTGTACCACTAGCATGTATATTTTTGTGCTGAATTGGCAATCCAGTGACATTATTTCACTGCCACTATCAATTCAACGCAAAGATAAttgcgacaacaacaacaacaaatcgAGCGAAAATAATGCCAGCAGACaagtgtacatacatatgtacatccaTATGTATAGACGGAATGAATAACGATAACTAATTGTAGTCACAGTCTGTTAACAGATGTTTACATTCCGCTGGTGGACTTTAATTAATGGATCTTAAATTAGACAGAAGAAGCAAACCATAAGTTTGCAGCTTAAACGACAGAGGACACAACATATAGTttgtgcatatatgtatgtacattgtacatctatacatttacatatatttcttGCATGGTCTGCGAGTTGGGCCCCTTAATTATTAACGCCCACTGTGGGTTCTAAGACCTCTCAAGTTTCTACAGCCTTAAGCTTGagtgcatatatgtatgtacatataaaaaaattatatatatatatataaatacatatttatgtaccAGCACATAGAGTGAAGAGTGAAGTGGCATGTGTGTGCTGGCAGATATTTCTGCACTATTTCCAGTCtaattcattcataaaaagTTCTTCACATTTCGCTTTTTTACTTCAGCTTCTTGGCTTTAAGTCGCTGGCTTCGTTGGCTTTTATGAGAATCGTTAGTTCCGAGCCGACTCATGGTTTTGGcattataaatatatgcattatgcatacatatatgcacgACCGTTAGAATCGTCGGCAGCCCGCAGAtggaaaaggcaaacaaagagTATAAAAAACACCATCACAATTTCCGATTCGATTCGCGGGGTATTTCAAACCAATCGCTCGCTTTGTCGCAggtaagttttttttttttttttcagccagattttttgtgactCATGGCATTTGGGATGTACAGTATGTATATTAGGTATTTCCAAAACTTGTTTTGCTCACCCTTTCACTATCGATTTCTAAAATATCTGTTTTTAAATACTGTTTTGTATTCAATTGCTTTAATTCATGGGAAGATCGTTTAGACTCAAAAACTTGCAATCAAAACATTTGCGTTATTAGCAAGAATATTTAACTATCAATAAATCTTATATGAAATAACTCAGACTTAGAAATTGTATCAGATTCGATTGTACATCCTATTTGGAAAGTTTCTTTTCCAAAGTAGAGCATagaatataaacatttataataATCTTTGTGCCAGCCACATGGCagtgttattttattttatctcAGCGGTTTACTTAAATTATACATCTGTTGCGACCGCAGTCACATCTGCTCCACATCTTTTGCCGACAGCCTGTCGCGCGTATGACCCATTTGAATGGACTCCACTGTACCGGGGCAGCGATTAGTCAGAAACCTGATGGTGAATGCTTTAGCTAATTTTTGTCCGTCTCTTTTTGACTCTTGCCACTTTCGAACAAATCACAATTTGCTTATTTCGtgtttttatttcactttgttttgttttgtttacgagttttgtttggttttttgtgtgtgatttctgtttcattttttttttgccggaCAATAATGAATAATACATGGGTGACCGGGGCGATAGCATTTAGCGAAGTTCATTTGTTGTCTTGCTAATTtgcgcacgcacacacgccgcatttgcatttgcatttgcatctgcaatttgcatttgcatcttTTAATGCAACGAGTCACGCCCCCGAGCCAAATAGTACCACTTGGCACACTCGCGTCCATGGCTATAAGGCACATAAATATGCACACAGCCAGTGCGCTGATTAGCCTGTTATCACATCATAGCTTGGTTGGCTTAGAAACTCATTTATTCATAGGTTTGAAATATGAAAGTGTAGATTTATGCAAGTTCGACTTTAAGCAAATTGAATGCAACTAGTATCACAAATTTCTCAACGGATATGTTGGTTATAAACCCATGGGATGGCAGCAAATCCTAATCATACGTCTGACCCGTATAAGAATGTTCCCTAATATCACAGCAAAGTTGTTGTGCTTCGCTTGCGCTTGCTGTCCCCAATGTAATTTAAGCCCAATCATCAAAA encodes:
- the LOC6619863 gene encoding sphingosine kinase 2, producing the protein MTANTATSEENLLGKGGQPHEPSTPTSDTEVGGGTPTELSEIFFVDNSRRKQSIKIQVKLCPEGVYLRRETDEDDHIYEQLIRIDDIIGSRYGPRLKKRARGGLNSCRNPNVPGQEADPEPDSDNSAYLYIYAYLKKEKPLRRVQTLRILRFRSSNDYGVNLQTAELWHHTIRRHKRGNGSSSPADCGKQLLILLNPKSGSGKGRELFQKQVAPLLTEAEVQYDLQITTHPQYAKEFVRTRRDLLERYSGIVVASGDGLFYEVLNGLMERMDWRRACRELPLGIIPCGSGNGLAKSVAHHCNEPYEPKPILHATLTCMAGKSTPMDVVRVELAPRDKHFVMYSFLSVGWGLIADIDIESERLRSIGAQRFTLWAIKRLIGLRSYKGRLSYLLAKGKKEPPVEAAKEAREMPAESDQPKRPSTAVAIRSSLPLNAGEFHDLPEEEEVEEVEEEAVLDGEQFADAISLDRSVYRQHADSWHSAMSRRTAYYSLGGPSMRSNRSRMSISQRIEAANAEFAERVPTGTIPGLQMPLPSSEGWICEDGDFVMVHAAYTTHLSSDVFFAPESRLDDGLIYLVIIRSGVSRHQLLNFMLSLNTGTHLPIGEDPFIKVVPCRAFRIEPSSSDGILVVDGERVEYGPIQAEVMPGLINVMTTSGQ